The following are from one region of the Calditrichota bacterium genome:
- a CDS encoding 1-acyl-sn-glycerol-3-phosphate acyltransferase has product MPLHSAPDARGGLSRTATRPAYRAAQILIGTIFRTLFGLKVRGAERVPMSGPFILASNHKSWFDPPVVGSACPREIAYAAKKELFTFPLLGRFVRYYNSIPVRRGGFDREALIRLEQWLEQGGGIIIFPEGTRFLDEDLHPPKLGVGLLAVQSGAPIVPVRIRQSHRLGSQLFRRGLSVAFGEPFRATDLGIDASNGKEGYQRLAEEVMRRIREM; this is encoded by the coding sequence ATGCCTCTTCACTCCGCCCCTGACGCAAGAGGAGGTCTTTCGCGGACCGCCACTCGCCCGGCTTATAGAGCGGCTCAGATCCTCATCGGGACGATATTTCGGACGCTGTTCGGGCTGAAGGTCCGCGGCGCTGAGCGAGTTCCCATGTCCGGTCCTTTTATTCTCGCATCCAACCATAAGTCCTGGTTCGATCCTCCCGTCGTTGGCAGCGCCTGTCCGCGTGAAATAGCCTATGCAGCCAAGAAGGAACTCTTCACCTTTCCGCTATTGGGTCGGTTTGTGCGTTACTACAATTCGATTCCGGTGCGGCGGGGGGGATTTGACCGCGAAGCACTCATCCGGCTCGAGCAATGGCTCGAGCAAGGCGGAGGCATAATTATCTTCCCCGAAGGCACACGGTTCCTCGACGAAGACCTTCATCCACCCAAATTAGGGGTTGGACTACTTGCGGTCCAAAGTGGTGCACCGATCGTGCCGGTGCGGATACGGCAAAGTCACCGTTTGGGCTCACAGTTGTTTAGGCGCGGATTGTCGGTTGCATTCGGCGAGCCTTTTCGCGCTACCGATCTGGGCATCGACGCTTCAAACGGCAAGGAAGGTTATCAGCGGCTTGCTGAGGAGGTGATGCGGAGGATCCGCGAAATGTAA
- a CDS encoding (d)CMP kinase, whose protein sequence is MSKPLIAIDGPAGVGKSSTARQVAWRLGLPYLDTGALYRAAAWAVIKAGVEVSQSTAVEKAVDKAEISFAQTSGGIRVWVDGVDVTTDIRSPVVNRVVSPVCEIPGVRGKLVALQRRWAARGFGVMEGRDIGTVVLPKAGLKIFMTARPEIRAIRRGRELGIEHDSEALTALTKELAERDKRDAERPHSPLAKASDALLIDNSEMTFEDQVDCILRLASERFGSRLYASSLRP, encoded by the coding sequence ATGTCCAAGCCACTCATTGCCATCGACGGCCCGGCCGGCGTCGGAAAGTCATCGACAGCCCGGCAGGTAGCCTGGCGGCTCGGCCTGCCGTACCTTGACACCGGCGCGCTATACCGTGCCGCGGCTTGGGCGGTGATCAAAGCCGGCGTCGAAGTTTCGCAATCAACCGCGGTTGAAAAGGCTGTCGATAAAGCCGAGATCTCGTTTGCCCAGACCTCGGGAGGCATACGGGTCTGGGTCGATGGCGTAGATGTTACGACCGACATCCGGTCCCCGGTAGTGAACCGGGTCGTCTCGCCGGTGTGCGAGATTCCCGGCGTGCGCGGCAAACTGGTGGCACTGCAGCGGCGGTGGGCGGCTCGGGGATTCGGGGTGATGGAGGGCCGCGATATCGGGACGGTCGTCCTGCCCAAGGCCGGGCTTAAGATCTTTATGACGGCCAGGCCCGAAATCCGGGCCATCCGGCGCGGTCGTGAATTAGGCATCGAACACGACTCGGAAGCCCTCACCGCGCTTACCAAGGAACTCGCCGAGCGCGATAAACGTGACGCCGAACGTCCACATTCACCGCTCGCCAAGGCATCTGATGCCTTACTGATCGACAACAGCGAGATGACTTTCGAGGATCAAGTCGATTGTATCCTGCGGCTCGCTTCGGAGCGCTTTGGCAGCCGTCTCTATGCCTCTTCACTCCGCCCCTGA